A genomic stretch from Chaetodon auriga isolate fChaAug3 chromosome 17, fChaAug3.hap1, whole genome shotgun sequence includes:
- the rbm43 gene encoding RNA-binding protein 43 isoform X1 → MEKQGRMVEVLGVPDVLPADRTADKLQIYFLSAKHGGGEVLKVLYPCYQPGQAFVMFEEPEIAARVLRKSSHVLEVNRQQYHLTVKAADHAGMDFPVEATVHLNIFPNETQVREILRSHGFALTDLSGDQVRVKGSFLNLRAVKASLEPLLNSQTKTDIRASSSSPAPKVSSGTISEYYTGNSSDGSRSRLASQNKPPPASPSSPASSSSRVSSSFNDRPTSAENSAAFSPRPAQHVSVKAEKESFVVDADVFEYAERLRKKDVDDILDNHRVQVEVHPAGESCTVTLHGKSARTAGGKLQSLLNKLNMSLRTQEVSLKDLNDEGKALLKRIQKNRDIYNSVLVCLRNDSLHLIGPSGESYKLKQRLLGRPVDRTGWTGRTGQTLDKNARTRSSSVPPVNPKSTGRDSGAAANPAAAGAAGYSASKYQDEKQEAVEPPSGLIRRRTHSASRQRKQVERDNGNMQDTENKHLPPTSPKKGLTQLLKFDTNNVNTTLKFLRK, encoded by the exons ATGGAGAAACAGGGACGCATGGTGGAGGTTTTGGGGGTGCCAGATGTTTTACCAGCTGACAGGACCGCTGATAAACTCCAGATTTATTTCCTCTCAGCCAAACACGGAGGAGGGGAGGTGCTGAAGGTGCTGTACCCCTGTTATCAGCCCGGACAGGCTTTCGTCATGTTTGAGGAGCCAGAGA TTGCTGCTCGAGTCTTGAGGAAGAGCTCACATGTGTTGGAGGTGAATCGTCAGCAGTATCATTTaacagtgaaagcagctgaCCATGCCGGG aTGGATTTCCCAGTGGAGGCAACGgtacatttgaacattttcccCAATGAGACACAGGTGAGAGAAATCCTCAGGTCACATGGCTTTGCGTTGACAGATCTGAGCGGAGATCAAGTGCGTGTCAAGGGGTCATTTTTGAATCTTAGAGCAGTAAAGGCGTCTTTGGAACCACTTCTTAACTCGCAAACCAAAACGGACATCAGGGCGTCCTCGTCCTCACCGGCCCCAAAGGTTTCCTCTGGGACCATTTCTGAATACTACACTGGAAACAGCTCTGATGGCAGCAGAAGCCGGTTAGCATCCCAAAACAAGCCTCCACCTGCTTCTCCATCTTCAcccgcctcctcctcatctcgGGTGTCCAGCTCTTTCAACGACCGTCCAACCTCTGCAGAGAACAGCGCTGCTTTTTCTCCAAGACCAGCCCAGCATGTCTCTGTCAAGGCAGAAAAAGAGTCCTTTGTCGTTGATGCAGATGTGTTTGAGTACGCAGAGCGGCTCAGGAAAAAAGACGTTGACGACATTCTGGACAACCACAGAGTTCAAGTGGAGGTGCATCCAGCTGGCGAGAGCTGCACCGTCACCCTACATGGGAAGAGCGCAAGGACAGCTGGCGGTAAACTCCAGAGCCTCCTGAACAAGCTCAACATGTCTCTTCGCACACAGGAAGTTTCTCTGAAGGACCTAAACGATGAAGGCAAAGCTCTTTTAAAGAGaattcagaaaaacagagacatttaTAACTCAGTGCTCGTATGTTTGAGGAATGACAGTCTTCACCTCATTGGACCTTCTGGTGAGAGCTACAAGTTAAAGCAGAGGCTGCTGGGGAGGCCGGTCGACCGGACAGGATGGACAGGACGGACAGGACAGACATTGGACAAAAACGCCAGGACGAGGAGCAGCTCTGTGCCACCAGTCAATCCAAAGAGCACAGGAAGAGACAGTGGTGCCGCCGCTAATCCAGCTGCTGCCGGAGCTGCAGGTTACTCTGCTTCAAAGTACCAGGatgagaaacaggaagctgttgaGCCTCCTTCAGGACTCATCAGGAGAAGAACTCACTCTGCGTCCCGCCAAAGAAAACAAGTAGAAAGGGATAACGGCAACATGcaagacacagaaaacaaacatctgccTCCTACATCACCCAAGAAAGGCCTGACACAATTACTAAAGTTTGATACAAAcaatgtgaacacaacactgaaattTCTGAGGAAATGA
- the rbm43 gene encoding RNA-binding protein 43 isoform X2, which yields MDFPVEATVHLNIFPNETQVREILRSHGFALTDLSGDQVRVKGSFLNLRAVKASLEPLLNSQTKTDIRASSSSPAPKVSSGTISEYYTGNSSDGSRSRLASQNKPPPASPSSPASSSSRVSSSFNDRPTSAENSAAFSPRPAQHVSVKAEKESFVVDADVFEYAERLRKKDVDDILDNHRVQVEVHPAGESCTVTLHGKSARTAGGKLQSLLNKLNMSLRTQEVSLKDLNDEGKALLKRIQKNRDIYNSVLVCLRNDSLHLIGPSGESYKLKQRLLGRPVDRTGWTGRTGQTLDKNARTRSSSVPPVNPKSTGRDSGAAANPAAAGAAGYSASKYQDEKQEAVEPPSGLIRRRTHSASRQRKQVERDNGNMQDTENKHLPPTSPKKGLTQLLKFDTNNVNTTLKFLRK from the coding sequence aTGGATTTCCCAGTGGAGGCAACGgtacatttgaacattttcccCAATGAGACACAGGTGAGAGAAATCCTCAGGTCACATGGCTTTGCGTTGACAGATCTGAGCGGAGATCAAGTGCGTGTCAAGGGGTCATTTTTGAATCTTAGAGCAGTAAAGGCGTCTTTGGAACCACTTCTTAACTCGCAAACCAAAACGGACATCAGGGCGTCCTCGTCCTCACCGGCCCCAAAGGTTTCCTCTGGGACCATTTCTGAATACTACACTGGAAACAGCTCTGATGGCAGCAGAAGCCGGTTAGCATCCCAAAACAAGCCTCCACCTGCTTCTCCATCTTCAcccgcctcctcctcatctcgGGTGTCCAGCTCTTTCAACGACCGTCCAACCTCTGCAGAGAACAGCGCTGCTTTTTCTCCAAGACCAGCCCAGCATGTCTCTGTCAAGGCAGAAAAAGAGTCCTTTGTCGTTGATGCAGATGTGTTTGAGTACGCAGAGCGGCTCAGGAAAAAAGACGTTGACGACATTCTGGACAACCACAGAGTTCAAGTGGAGGTGCATCCAGCTGGCGAGAGCTGCACCGTCACCCTACATGGGAAGAGCGCAAGGACAGCTGGCGGTAAACTCCAGAGCCTCCTGAACAAGCTCAACATGTCTCTTCGCACACAGGAAGTTTCTCTGAAGGACCTAAACGATGAAGGCAAAGCTCTTTTAAAGAGaattcagaaaaacagagacatttaTAACTCAGTGCTCGTATGTTTGAGGAATGACAGTCTTCACCTCATTGGACCTTCTGGTGAGAGCTACAAGTTAAAGCAGAGGCTGCTGGGGAGGCCGGTCGACCGGACAGGATGGACAGGACGGACAGGACAGACATTGGACAAAAACGCCAGGACGAGGAGCAGCTCTGTGCCACCAGTCAATCCAAAGAGCACAGGAAGAGACAGTGGTGCCGCCGCTAATCCAGCTGCTGCCGGAGCTGCAGGTTACTCTGCTTCAAAGTACCAGGatgagaaacaggaagctgttgaGCCTCCTTCAGGACTCATCAGGAGAAGAACTCACTCTGCGTCCCGCCAAAGAAAACAAGTAGAAAGGGATAACGGCAACATGcaagacacagaaaacaaacatctgccTCCTACATCACCCAAGAAAGGCCTGACACAATTACTAAAGTTTGATACAAAcaatgtgaacacaacactgaaattTCTGAGGAAATGA